The following are encoded in a window of Vespula pensylvanica isolate Volc-1 chromosome 2, ASM1446617v1, whole genome shotgun sequence genomic DNA:
- the LOC122627261 gene encoding polyhomeotic-proximal chromatin protein-like isoform X1, whose translation MMTATHELQQQQNVQQQQQHVQQQQQQVQQQQQVQQQVQPQQQQIQPQVQAQQQIQQQVQPQQQMQVQQQVQQQVQQQVQQQQQQQQQQQQQQQQQPQQQQSNGPHNVVPTQVQVQPQVAANMPQQQLQGAVAVSMHHQQQGVGGVSMALSGQQGATTITTMAAHPQAVQVIQQPIQSQAYHLQQLYNTQAPLLMPGNLALHPAGINPSSIQNTLQVTTAGKPFQSAAQLTPHMLTTASTPDQGTGHPGAGGTKVQGFPTSYLPVPTSATPDAGQALVFGQLGVLGSPQPPPSLQQQQQQQSANKQDQVQKYTTCTAGTPSGARGPGMQFALWQFAPQVWTGLQPPAVLTAAPNQIFIRSPTQPDMFIQSPQPIQAHNALATQQQIQGVQQIAAASGKAKVMDIQQYQAMKSKQSTGGQRPLSILPSSLQTVNIRAASSVSTQTVHEVQVTVHAQSGKVSGSGSKGRGKPMQSPQQQQQQQQQQQQQQQQQQQQQQQQQQQQQTQQAMQQQHQQVFIQQKQHPQQQQQQQQQQQQLQQQYQQQQVQSSQQIQPKPMMGKKYLLMINMAGMTLQQQQQPGVVLGSEARPIMPVVSVGSVGVAATSQINQVQQPPMSAVQQLPLPVQNYYHTINPTIISNQIVSGASQVQSVPIVNRPTEQQPHDPNNATIMITSPDRNHQADCSIILPSTNLSVVNDDNVKSAKKEETVTITSEEISISQTDLSDTDHSKAQVKEDENNISKTDEKTCNNPLAGLANTVNSITNGAANEESTNVSVSIPLTASNKHAPPKAMVKPQVLTHVIEGFVIQEASEPFAVNRTSLNNTMGQDATNILNRNNSSEKDNHEEPPRKKHAPNYNVDEDGNNAQIGKCESCGNMIDEQSIKFKKDKRFCSTICAKSKKRESRERDVMEKQWTEMEMESKTIDVENNKKNGEDKSLSTTTTSSVDESIPKVNPVKWTVGEVCEFIRGLPGCADYAEDFAIQEIDGQALMLLKEDHLMSAMSIKLGPALKIVARIDSMRIESMSNSNPTSNSS comes from the exons ATGATGACTGCAACTCATGAGCTTCAACAACAGCAAAACGttcagcagcaacaacagcatgttcaacaacagcaacaacaggtgcagcaacaacaacaagttCAACAGCAGGTGCAgccacaacaacaacaaattcAACCCCAAGTGCAGGCGCAACAGCAGATTCAGCAGCAAGTTCAACCTCAGCAACAAATGCAAGTACAACAGCAAGTGCAGCAACAAGTACAACAACAAgtacagcaacaacaacagcagcagcagcagcaacagcagcagcaacaacaacagccaCAGCAACAACAAAGTAATGGGCCACATAATGTGGTACCTACACAAGTACAAGTTCAACCACAGGTAGCAGCAAATATGCCCCAACAACAG TTACAGGGAGCAGTTGCCGTATCAATGCACCATCAACAGCAAGGTGTTGGTGGTGTATCTATGGCATTGTCTGGTCAGCAAGGTGCAACAACCATAACTACAATGGCTGCACATCCCCAAGCAGTTCAAGTTATTCAACAACCAATACAAAGTCAAGCATATCATTTGCAACAACTTTATAATACTCAAGCTCCATTACTAATGCCTGGAAATTTGGCTCTTCATCCTGCTGGAATAAATCCATCTTCGATTCAG AACACTTTGCAGGTTACAACAGCTGGTAAGCCTTTTCAGTCTGCAGCTCAATTGACACCTCATATGTTAACTACAGCATCAACACCTGACCAAGGTACAGGTCATCCTGGTGCAGGAGGGACAAAAGTTCAAGGATTTCCAACAAGCTACTTACCTGTACCCACTTCTGCTACTCCTGATGCAGGGCAGGCACTAGTCTTTGGGCAACTTGGCGTGTTAGGTTCACCACAGCCTCCACCGTCgttacaacaacaacaacagcaacaatcGGCAAATAAACAAGATCAAGTACAAAAG TATACCACATGTACAGCGGGTACTCCATCCGGCGCAAGAGGACCAGGAATGCAATTTGCGCTATGGCAGTTTGCACCTCAAGTGTGGACTGGATTACAACCACCAGCTGTTCTCACTGCTGCTccaaatcaaatatttattcgaagtCCTACACAACCCGATATGTTCATTCAAAGTCCACAACCCATTCAAGCTCATAATG cGTTAGCAACCCAACAACAGATTCAAGGAGTACAGCAAATTGCCGCTGCTAGTGGAAAAGCGAAGGTAATGGATATACAACAATATCAAGCAATGAAAAGCAAGCAGAGCACAGGCGGACAGCGACCACTTAGCATTTTACCATCCTCGCTGCAAACTGTCAATATACGAGCTGCAAGTTCTGTTTCTACACAAACTGTTCATGAAGTACAAGTCACGGTACACGCACAG aGTGGTAAAGTGAGCGGAAGCGGAAGTAAAGGGCGTGGTAAACCAATGCAATCGcctcaacaacaacaacaacaacagcaacaacaacaacaacagcaacaacaacaacaacaacaacaacaacaacagcagcaacagcaacaaacACAACAGGCGATGCAACAACAGCATCAACAAGTTTTTATTCAACAAAAGCAACATCctcagcaacaacaacaacaacaacaacaacaacaacaattacaacaacaatatcaacaacaacaagtgCAATCATCCCAACAAATTCAACCTAAACCTATGATGGgtaagaaatatcttttgatGATAAATATGG CAGGTATGACTttacaacaacagcagcaacccGGAGTAGTCTTAGGTAGTGAAGCAAGACCTATTATGCCTGTAGTATCAGTAGGAAGTGTTGGGGTTGCTGCTACGTCACAAATAAATCAAGTACAGCAACCTCCAATGTCTGCTGTACAACAGCTTCCATTACCGGTACAAAACTATTATCAT aCTATTAATCCGACAATAATAAGCAATCAAATAGTAAGTGGAGCATCGCAAGTTCAATCTGTACCAATAGTAAATCGACCGACTGAACAACAACCTCATGATCCAAATAACGCtacaataatgataacatCACCTGATCGTAATCATCAAGCTGACTGTTCAATAATACTGCCATCGACAAATCTCTCTGTTGTTAACGATGATAATGTTAAAtctgcaaaaaaagaagagactgTAACAATTACTTCGGAAGAGATATCGATATCTCAGACAGATCTATCAG ataccgATCATTCGAAGGCTCaagtaaaagaagatgaaaataatatttcgaaaacaGATGAAAAAACATGTAATAATCCTTTAGCTGGACTCGCTAATACGGTCAATTCTATTACCAATGGTGCAGCTAATGAAGAGTCAACGAACGTTTCTGTATCTATTCCTCTCACAGCAAGTAATAAACATGCACCTCCTAAGGCAATGGTTAAACCTCAAGTTCTTACGCACGTGATTGAAGGATTTGTTATACAAGAAG CATCCGAACCATTTGCAGTTAATCGAACATCCTTAAATAATACAATGGGCCAAGAtgcaacaaatattttaaatcgtaaCAATTCCTCTGAAAAGGATAATCACGAAGAACCACCAA GAAAGAAACATGCTCCAAATTACAACGTGGATGAAGATGGAAACAATGCTCAAATTGGAAAATGTGAAAGTTGTGGTAACATGATCGACGAGCaaagtattaaatttaaaaaggacAAACGTTTTTGTTCGACCATTTGTGCGAAAAG taAAAAACGTGAATCACGTGAACGAGATGTAATGGAAAAACAATGGACGGAAATGGAAATGGAAAGTAAAACTATTgatgtagaaaataataagaaaaatgggGAAGATAAATCATTGTCAACAACAACTACTTCCTCAGTAGATGAGTCCATTCCGAAAGTAAATCCTGTGAAATGGACG GTAGGAGAAGTATGCGAATTCATACGTGGTTTACCAGGTTGTGCTGATTATGCAGAAGACTTTGCTATTCAAGAAATCGATGGACAAGCTCTTATGTTATTAAAGGAAGATCATTTGATGTCAGCCATGAGTATTAAATTAGGACCTGCATTAAAAATAGTGGCCAGGATCGATTCGATGCGCATAGAATCAATGTCCAATTCTAATCCTACGTCTAATAGCtcataa